DNA sequence from the Brachybacterium sp. P6-10-X1 genome:
GACCGACGATCGGGCTCCGGCGCCGACGGCCTGGATCCGCGTGGACCACGGACGCGCCGGCGGCCCGGGTCCGCGTGGACCACGGACGCACCGGCACCCTTGTGCCGACGCGGATCCCGCATTAGTGTGCCACAGCAACTAATACTGAAACGTCTCAGTCTGCATCCGTCGTCGGGCCTTCCGGGGATGCGGCCACCCCGGAAGGATCGATGATGATCACCCGCCGACACACCCTCGCCCTGCTCGCTGCCGCCGGATCGCTGCCCACCCTCGCCGCCTGCGGGCCCGGCGTCTCGCGGGGCTCCGACGGAGGCGGCGACGCCCTGCGCTTCTCCTGGTGGGGCAACCCGGAGCGGGCCGAGACCACGCGGGCCGTGATCGACCTGTTCCTCGAGAAGAACCCCGACCTGGACGTCAGCGGCGAGCCCACGGACATCTCCGGGTACTTCGACAAGCTGGCCACCGCGGTCGCCGCCGGGGACGAGCCCGACGTGATCACCATGGGCGGCGCCTACCCCGCCGAGTACGCGGCCCGGGACGTGCTGCTGGACCTCGGCACCGTCGAGGACGCGCTCGACCTGTCGGCGATGGACGACGTGGCGCGCACCAACGGTGAGGTCGACGGCACCCAGGTCGCTGTGACCACCGGGATCAACGCTCCCGGCATGATCGTCAACCCCGCGGTGCTGGAGGCCGCGGGGGTCGAACCGCCGGATGCGGAGACCTGGACCTGGGAGGACTTCGCCGAGATCTCCGCGGCCGTCAGCGAGAACACCCCGGAGGGGACCTACGGCTCCGGGACGGTGTTCACCCACGACTCGATCGATCTGTGGGCGCGCCAGCACGGGCAGATCCTGTACACCCGCGACGGCGAGATCGGGGTCGATGCCCAGACCGTGCAGTCCTTCTTCGAGTTCTCGAAACAGCTCGTGGACTCCGGCGCCTCCCCCGGCGCCGATCAGCTCGTCGAGCTCACCGACGTCGGCCCGGAGCGGACCCTCGTCGGGCGGGGGCGCGCCGCCTTCATGCTCACCTGGTCCAGCTCGCTGTCGGCGCTGTCGGAGGCCTCCGGTGCGGAGCTCGAGATCGTGAAGGTCCCCGGCGAATCCGTCGAGGCCGGGGTGTGGCTGCAGTCCTCGCAGTTCTACACGATCTCCGCCCGCACTGCCTCGCCCGAGGCTGCGGCATCCTTCGTGAACTTCCTGGTCAACGACCCGGA
Encoded proteins:
- a CDS encoding ABC transporter substrate-binding protein, which codes for MMITRRHTLALLAAAGSLPTLAACGPGVSRGSDGGGDALRFSWWGNPERAETTRAVIDLFLEKNPDLDVSGEPTDISGYFDKLATAVAAGDEPDVITMGGAYPAEYAARDVLLDLGTVEDALDLSAMDDVARTNGEVDGTQVAVTTGINAPGMIVNPAVLEAAGVEPPDAETWTWEDFAEISAAVSENTPEGTYGSGTVFTHDSIDLWARQHGQILYTRDGEIGVDAQTVQSFFEFSKQLVDSGASPGADQLVELTDVGPERTLVGRGRAAFMLTWSSSLSALSEASGAELEIVKVPGESVEAGVWLQSSQFYTISARTASPEAAASFVNFLVNDPEAGALILTDRGVPAVEAVRQAILPELSATAQREVEYISALGEMDLKPTWIGPAGSTEVEEITPRHQNSVLFGDATAQEAAQAWHDEAVAAVSG